The sequence below is a genomic window from Arthrobacter sp. U41.
GGCATCTGGCAGCTACGGGAAGAACTTGACTTTGGGACCGAACCTGACCACTGAGCCGCCCCTGCCCACCGAGCTGGCCCGGCTGAAACTGGAAGTCATCCGGAAGCGGATGGAATGGGGAAAGTCCCGCCGCTCCGGCGGGGGACTGCCGTCGCTGATGGCGATGCTGCTGTGGATGCTGGCGCGGTTCAACACCTTCCGTCCGCTGCGCGTCTTCCAGCACTACGGGCGCCAGCACGGCCCGCTGATGAGTGCCGGCATCGGGTTCAGGATGTTCTTCTCCGTCACGGGCCTGCTCGCCACCGGATTCTCCCTGGGCGGCCTCATCCTGAGAGGACAGCCTGCCCTGCTGGACCAGGTCATCCAGAGCGTTGCCCTGACGGCCCCCGGACTCCTGAAAGTGGACGGCAGCGAAGGGCTGGTCGATCCGCAGGAGCTGCTGAACCCCGCCGGACTCGGCTGGACCGCCGTGATCGCCGCGGCGGTGACGGTGGTGACGTCCCTGGGCTGGATCAGCGGCGTCCGTGACGGTGTGCGGGGCATGATGCAGTTCGGCCCGCGGGGGATGAACCCGGTCCTGCAGATCCTGCGCGACGCCGGCACCCTCCTGCTGCTCGGCGTGGCCCTGGTGATCAGCGCGGCCGCCTCACTGCTGTTCGGCACCGCGGCAGACTGGGTGACCGAACTGCTGCACCTTGATCCGCTGCTGGCCGGGCCCCTGACAACCTCGGTCACCATCCTGGTGCCGCTGCTGCTCGGCTGGGGTACCGCCCTGATCATGTTCCGGGTGGCCGCGGGGCTGAAACCGGCCCGGCGCGCACTCCTGGAAGGAACAATCCTGGCCGCGGCGGGTACCACCGTGCTGCAGATCTTCAGCACCCAGCTGCTGGCCAGCGCCACGAGGAACCCCATCCTGGCCCCCTTCGCCATCATCATCGGCCTGCTCATCTGGTTCAACCTGGTCAGCCAGGTGTACCTGATCTGCGCCTCGTGGGTGAAGATCCGCGAGGAGGACCTCAAGTTCGAACCGGCCAACAAAAAGACCGGGTGGGGGCCCCGCCAGGTCCAGCCGGGCAAAACTCCGGTGGACGCCGGCGAGAGCCGCCGACCGGCCCCCGCTACCCGCTGGCGTCGAGGTACTGATCGGCCCACGCCGAAATAATCTTCGCGGCACGCGCGGCCTGGCCCTTAGCCGTCAGCAGATGGTCGCTGCCCTCGAGCGACACGAAGCTGCGCGGATGCCGTGCGGTCCGGAAGATGGTGCTGGCGTTCTCGATCCCCACCGTGTTGTCAGTGGGGGAGTGCAGCACCAGCAACGGCTTTCCGAGCCGCCGGATGCAGTCCGTGAGGTCGGCCTTCTCCAGGTCCTCCACGAAGTGCCGGCGGATCTCCACCCGTTTGCCGCCCAGGTCCACTTCGGCGCTGCCCTCGCTGAGGATCCGGTCCAGGGCCGCGTCAAAAACGTGGGCCACATGCTTGGGCGAGAACGGGGCGCCCACGGTGGCGACGGCGTCGAGCTCCGGAATCTCCCGTGCGGCCGACAGCACCGCGGCCCCGCCAAAGGAATGACCCACCAGCAGTGACACCGGCCGGCCCGACTCACGCATGAATTCGGCCGCCTTCACGGTGTCCGCCACCTTGTGGCTGAAGGAACCCTCCGACCAGAGCCCGGCGGATTCGCCGAGGCCAAGGTTGTCGAAGCGGAGCATGCCCACCCCGTTGTCCGCCAGTGCCTTGCACACCCGGGAGGCCGAGGGGCTGTCCTTGCCCAGCGTGAAGCCGTGCGAGAACACGCCCCAGCCTTTCACCGGCCCCTCGGGGACGTCCACGATGCCGGAGAGGATTTCGCCGGTGGAACCCGGGAAGGAGACTTTTTCGGAGCGGGACACGGGAACCCTTTCTTTGGTGCTGCCGACGACGACGGCGCCCCCACCTGAAAGGTGGGAGGCGCCGTCGTCGTGCTTCTTCTGGTTCTGACTAACCAGGTTCTGGCTCTTTAGATTCTTGCGAACCAGCCGCTAGATCTTGCGGGACAGGATGGCCTGCTTGACCTCGGCGATGGCCTGCGTGACCTGGATGCCGCGGGGGCATGCTTCGGTGCAGTTGAAGGTGGTGCGGCAGCGCCACACGCCTTCCTTGTCGTTGAGGATCTCCAGGCGCATGTCGCCGGCATCATCGCGGGAATCGAAGATGAAGCGGTGCGCGTTGACGATGGCCGCGGGGCCGAAGTACTGGCCGTCGGTCCAGAACACCGGGCAGGATGAGGTGCACGCGGCGCAGAGGATGCACTTGGTGGTGTCGTCGAACCGTTCGCGGTCCTCGGCGGACTGCAGGCGTTCCTTGGTGGGCTCGTGGCCGCGGTTGATCAGGAACGGCATGACCTCGCGGAAGGACTGGAAGAACGGCTCCATGTCCACGATCAGGTCCTTCTCCACCGGGAGGCCCTTGATCGGCTCGACCGTGATGGGCTTGGACGTGTCCAGGTCCTTCAGCAGGGTCTTGCAGGCGAGGCGGTTGCGGCCGTTGATGCGCATGGCATCGGAACCACAGACACCGTGCGCACAGGACCGGCGGAAGGAGACGCTGCCGTCGATTTCCCACTTGATCTTGTGCAGGGCGTCCAGGACGCGGTCGGTGCCGTACATGGTGACCTTGAAGTCATCCCAGGTGGACTCGTCGGAGACCTCCGGGTTGTAGCGGCGCACGCGCAGGGTCACGTCGAAGGACGGGATCTCCCCGCCGCCTCCGATGTGGGCGGGCAGTTCGATCTTGGAGGCTGGCTCAGCAAGTTCAGCGGTCATCTTAGTACTTCCTCACCATCGGCTCGTAGCGCGTAAAGACCACCGGTTTGGTGGCAAGCCGGATGCCGGCTGTGGTAGCTGCGGGTCCCGCGGCCCCGTCCGCCGGAGCCAGGTCTTCCTTGTACGCCATGGAGTGCTTCATGAATTTTTCGTCGTCGCGCTCGGGGAAGTCCTCGCGGAAGTGCCCGCCGCGGGATTCCTCGCGGTGCAGGGCCGCCACGGTCATGACCTTGGCGAGTTCGAGCAGGAAGCCCAGTTCCACGGCCTCCAGCAGGTCCAGGTTGAAGCGCTTGCCCTTGTCCTGGACGCTGATGCGCTGGTACCGCTCCTCGAAGGAGGCGATGTCCGTCAGGACCTGGTTCAGCGTCTCGGCGGTGCGGAACACCTGCATGTTGGCATCCATCGTGTCCTGCAGTTCCTTGCGGATCGCAGCGACCTTCTCGGTGCCGTCCGAGGTGCGGACGTGGTCCAGCAGGTCCAGCGTGTAGGCCTCCGGGTCAACGGGGAGTTCCACGAAGTCCGCGGTCTTGGCGTACTCCGCGGCGGCGATGCCGGCGCGCTTGCCGAAGACGTTGATGTCCAGCAGCGAGTTGGTCCCCAGCCGGTTGGAACCGTGCACGGAGACACAGGCCACCTCACCGGCGGCGTAGAGGCCCGGGACGACCGTGTCGTTGTCCTGGAGCACTTCGGCGGTGATGTTGGTCGGGATGCCGCCCATGGCGTAATGCGCCGTCGGGAAGACCGGAACCGGCTCCGTGTACGGCTCGACACCGAGGTAGGTGCGGGCGAACTCGGTGATGTCCGGCAGCTTGGCGTCGATGTGCGCCGGCTCAAGGTGGGTCAGGTCCAAAAGGACGTAGTCCTTGTTCGGACCGCAGCCGCGTCCCTCACGGACTTCGTTGGCCATGGAGCGGGCCACGATGTCGCGGGGGGCGAGGTCCTTGATGGTCGGGGCGTAGCGTTCCATAAAGCGCTCACCCTCGGAGTTGCGCAGGATCGCGCCCTCGCCGCGGGCAGCCTCGGAGAGGAGGATGCCCAGGCCTGCGAGGCCTGTCGGGTGGAACTGGAAGAACTCCATGTCCTCCAGCGGGATGCCGCGGCGGAACGCGATGCCCATGCCGTCACCGGTGAGGGTGTGGGCGTTGGACGTGGTCTTGAAGACCTTGCCGGCACCGCCGGAGGCGAAGACCACGGACTTGGCCTGGAACACGTGCAGCTCGCCGGAGGCGAGGTCGTAGGACACGACGCCGGCGACGCGCTTCTGCTTGTACGGCGTGCCGTCCTCGCGGACAGCGTCTTCCTCGACGGTCAGCAGGTCCAGGACGTAGTACTCGTTGTAGAACTCGACGTTGTGCTTGACGCAGTTTTGGTACAGGGTCTGCAGGATCATGTGGCCGGTACGGTCGGCGGCGTAGCAGGCGCGGCGGACCGGAGCCTTGCCGTGGTCGCGGGTGTGGCCACCGAACCGGCGCTGGTCGATGCGGCCCTCGGGCGTGCGGTTGAACGGCAGGCCCATCTTTTCCAGGTCCAGGACGGCGTCGATCGCTTCCTTCGCCATGACCTCGGCGGCGTCCTGGTCAACCAGGTAGTCGCCGCCCTTGATGGTGTCGAAGGTGTGCCACTCCCAGTTGTCTTCCTCGACGTTGGCCAGCGCTGCGCACATGCCGCCCTGCGCCGCGCCGGTGTGGGAGCGGGTGGGGTACAGCTTGGTCAGTACTGCTGTTCGGGCGCGCTGACCTGATTCGATCGCCGCGCGCATCCCGGCGCCACCGGCACCGACGATGACGACGTCGTACTTATGGACCTGCATACCAGACGCTCTTTCTCTCAAAATTCGCTAACAACACCGGCCGGCGGAGCCAGCCCGGTGAAACCTCGTGGAAATCCCTTGCCCGCACCGGGCAGGCAAGGGATCGGTTGCCGCTGGGGCTGCGCCGCTACGGCGCGGGGCAGAACCCGCCGGGAAGCTGGACACCATTGACCACGGGGCACGGGTCAAAGGTGAAGATGACCAGGGTGCCCAGGATGATGATGACGGTGGTGGCCGCGTAGAGCACGACCTTCAGCCACAGACGCGTCGCGTCCTTCTCGGCGTAGTCGTTGATGATGGTGCGCACCCCGTTGGTGCCGTGCAGCATGGCAAGCCACAGCATGGCCAGGTCCCAGATCTGCCAGAACGGGTCGGCCCACTTGCCGGCCACGAAGCCGAAGTCGATCGCTTGGATGCCCTCGCCGACCAGCAGGTTCACGGTGAGGTGTCCGAAGATCAGAACGACCAGGACGACGCCGGAAAGCCGCATGAAAAGCCACGCCAGCATTTCGAAGTTGCCCTTGGAACTGCCGTTGCGGCGGTACTGCGGTGCAATCCGGTTGCTGCCGACCTTGGCAGCACTGCGCGGGCTCTGAATTTCAGTTGCACTCATGGCTAGTGACCTCCAAGGGCGAGGGAAAGGTGGCGGATGGAGAAGCCCACCATGACGACCGCCCAGAGAATGAGCACCGTCCACAGCATCTGGCGCTGGTACTTCGCGCCCTTCTTCCAGAAGTCGACGGCGATGATCCGCAGGCCGTTGAAGGCATGGAACACGATCGCTGCGACAAGGCCCGTTTCACCCAGGGCCATCAGGGGGTTCTTGTAGGCACCAATCACGGCGGTGTAGGCCTCGGGGGACACACGCACCAATGAGGTGTCCAGCACATGGACCAACAAGAAGAAAAAGATCACTACACCGGTAATGCGATGTCCAACCCAGGACCACATGCCTTCACGGCCGCGGTACAAGGTGCCAGCTGGTTTTGTCGGCACTGAATAAACCTCCCTGCAACACAGCGGCGCTGGCATGGGATCCACGCGGGGGGAACGCCTGCTGCGAGAGCACTCGTAAGCTCAAGCCTAAATCTAGGCTTCGCTGTCAGCTTATTCAATTCAGCCACCCGTTGGTGACGGCGCCCGGCGTGGTTTTCGTCCGGTTTTGAGACGAACGCCACATTCCGTTGCCCGACGGGAACGCTCCGGTTGCTCCCGGACTGCGGCAGCCGGGCGCCGCACTGTGTCGTGTCCGACACCGGATCAGGGACGGCCGCACGACGTTCGGCTAAAGTGGCGGTGATGAATACAGACAAAGCGACAAACCAGGACTCACCACAGGGCTCGGCCCTGGACCGATTTATTGCGGTGATTCCGGCAGGCGGGGTGGGGACCCGTCTCTGGCCTCTGTCGCGGGCTGCAGCCCCCAAGTTCCTGCACGACCTCACCGGATCGGGCAGTACCCTGCTCAGGTCCACCTACGACCGGCTTGAGCCGCTCGCCGGTAAGCATATGCTCGTGGTCACCGGAAGGGCGCACCGCGACGCGGTCTGCCGCCAGCTTCCCGAGATTGACGAGGCGGACCTGGTGCTGGAGAGCGAGCCCAAGGACTCCGGCGCCGCCATCGGCCTGGCCGCGGCGATCCTGCACGAGCGGGACCCGGACACCATCATGGGATCCTTCGCGGCGGACCAGGTCATCAGCCCCGACGGGCTCTTCCACGAGGCCGTCAGGGAGGCCATCCACGCGGCCGCCGCCGGCAAGATTGTCACCATCGGGATCAAGCCCACGCACCCCTCCACCGGCTTCGGCTACATCCGGGCCGGGAAGAACCTCGGTGTGGCCGGGGCCCCCAGCGCCCAGGCAGTCGTCGAGTTCGTGGAGAAACCCAGCGAAGAGGTCGCCCAGGAATATCTCGACAGCGGAGAATACGTCTGGAACGCCGGCATGTTCGTGGCTCCCGTCTCGCTGATGCTCAAGCACCTCGAAGCCAACCAGCCCGAGCTTTTCGCCGGAGTGCAGGAAATCGCCCAGGCCTGGGACACCCCGCAGCGCGATGAGGTCCAGGCGCGCATCTGGCCCACCCTGCCCAAGATCGCGATTGACTACGCCGTGGCCGAACCCGCAGCCGCCGCGGGCGACGTCGCCGTCGTCCCCGGTACCTTCCGCTGGGACGACGTCGGGGACTTCGCCTCGGTGGGCCGGCTCAACAGCGCCAAAGAGGTCAAGGACGTCACCGTGATCGGGGAGGGCGCCCGCGTCTTCACCGAGGACGCGAGCGGCGTCGTGGTCTCCGATACCAAGCGGGTGATCGCGCTGATCGGCATCAAGGACGTCGTTGTGGTGGATACCCCCGATGCCCTGCTGGTGATGCACAAGGAACACTCCCAGCGCGTGAAGCAGGCCGTGGATGCCCTCAAGGCCAGCGGCGACACGGACGTCCTCTAGTCCCGGGCCGGCTTCCGGCGGCGTACGGTCCTGCCGCGGCCCGTCCGGGCGGGGGTCCTGCTGCCGCGGGCGTCCCACCGGCCCGTCCGCAGGCGGGCGCAACTGTTTGCCGAACCGTAACGCGCCGTACCGGATGCCGCTATTCTTTGTGCGCTCGCTAGAGTTATGCCGTGCGCAACTACTCAACTGAAGCTCAGCCCACCACCCTGGTGCGGCCGTGGCTCGAGCCTCTGCTCCCGGAACTGATCGCCTTCCGCCGGGACCTGCACGCGCACCCGGAGCTCTCCTTCAAGGAGTTCCGCACCACGGACAAGCTCGTGCAGCGCCTCGAGGAGGCCGGACTCAAGCCCCGGCGCCTCGAAGGCACAGGCCTGACGGTGGACATCGGAGACGGTCCGATCGCCACCGCCCTGCGCGGGGACATTGACGCCCTGCCCATCATCGAAGAAACGGGTCTCCCGTTCGCCTCGAAGAACCACGGTGTCACCCACGCCTGCGGCCACGATGTGCACACCGCCACCATGCTCGGCGCGGCCCTGGTCCTGCAGCGGATGCACGAGGAGTCGCCCCTGCGCGGCTCCGTGCGGATCATCTTCCAGCCCGCCGAGGAAACCATGCCCGGCGGCGCCCAGAGCTGCATCGAACAGGGCGTCCTCGAGGGTGTTCCCCGGATCCTGGCCCTGCACTGCGACCCCCGGATCGAAGTGGGCAGGATCGGCACCCGGATCGGCGCCATCACCTCCGCCTCGGACACCATCAAGATCGAACTGACCGGCCGCGGCGGCCACACGTCACGCCCGCACCTGACCGAAGAGCTCATCTTCGCGCTGGCGCAGATCGCCATCAACGTTCCGGCCGTGCTCTCCCGCCGCGTCGACGTCCGCAGCGGCGTCTCCGTGGTCTGGGGCCACATCTCCGCCGGTTCCGCCCCCAACGCGATCCCGGCCAGCGGCTACATGGCGGGCACCATGCGCTGCCTGGACCGCGACGCCTGGCACGACGCCGGGGAAATCCTCGACGAGGTCGTGCAGCAGATCGCGGCACCGTACGGCGTCGATGTGCACCTGGAGCACACCCGCGGCGTGCCTCCCGTGGTGAACTCCGAACACGAAACCGCCCTGATCGAGGCCGCGGCCCGCGCCGAGCTCGGTGAAGGCGCCGTGGTCCTGACCCCGCAGTCCATGGGCGGCGAAGACTTCGCCTGGTTCCTCGCGGACCTCCCGGGCGCCATGATGCGCCTCGGCACCAAGACCCCCGGCGGCGAGGAGTACGACCTGCACCGCGGCGACTACATCGTGGACGAACGCGCCCTGGGTCTGGGCATCCAGGTCCTCACCGCGGCCGCCCTGCGCACCCTCCGCGACCTCTAGGCCACCGCCCACCAATCGCGACCTTCCGCCCCCCGCCAACTAAGTTGTGCACAATTCAATTGTGTACTATCGTATTTCCATGACCAATGCTCCCCGCCTGAACCGGCAGCTGTGCTTCGCGATGTACTCCGCGTCCCGGGCAGCCACGGCGGCGTACCGGCCGATGCTCGACGAGCTTGGCCTGACCTACCCGCAGTACCTCGTCATGCTGGTGCTCTGGGAAGAGGAACCGCGCAGCGTCCGCGAACTGGGGGAGGAACTGGGCCTCGACTCCGGCACGCTCTCCCCGCTGCTCAAGCGGCTCGAAGCCCTGGGCCTGGTGGAACGGCGGCGGTCGGCCGAGGACGAACGCCGGGTTGAGGTCTTCCTCACCGACGCCGGCACCGCGCTCAGCGCCCGGGCCACCGGCATCCCGCAGCGGCTCGCGGACGCCGCCGGACTCCCGCCCGCTGAACTTGACCAGCTCCGCGAGACCCTGGACAGGCTGACCGCCGCGCTGCACGGCTCCCACTGAGCTGCGCGGCGCCCGCTGACACCAACTGACCTGCACTGACTTCCACGCAAACGCAACAGATCGGATCCCCCATGAAGTCGCTTTACACTGCCGAGGCGCTGGCCTCGGGCGAAGGCCGCGACGGCACCGCGGTCACCAAGGACGGCAAGCTCAGTGTGAACCTGGCCAGCCCGGTGGAGCTCGGCGGCAACGGCGAAGGCACCAACCCCGAGCAGCTTTTCGCGGCCGGGTACGCGGCCTGCTTCCACTCGGCCCTGCGGCTGGTCGGCCGCCAGACGAAGGCGGACCTGACGGATTCCGCCGTCGCCGCCAAAATCCACCTGGGCGCCCTCGCCGACGGACCGGGCTACGGCATCGCCGCGGAACTTGAGATCGCGCTGCCTTCCGTCGACCGAAAAACTGCCGAGGACCTCGTGGCCAGGGCGCACGAAGTCTGCCCCTACTCCAACGCCACCCGCGGCAACATCACCGTCGACATCAAGATCCTGGAGGTCGCCGCATGAGCCCCGCCGCCGAAACCGCCGCGCTCCCCGGCAGCACCCGCGAGATCCAGCTGGCGTCGCGTCCGCACGGACGCCCCGTGCCGGAGAACTTCCGCCTGGCCGAGACGGCGCTGCCTGAACTCCAGGACGGCCAGGTCCTGGTCCGCAACCTCTATGTCTCGGTGGATCCCTACATGCGCGGCCGGATGAACGACGTCAAGTCCTACTCGGCGCCCTTTGCCCTCGACACCGCACTGGACGGCGGCGCTGTCGGCGAGATCATCGCGTCCCGGTCCGCCGACCGCACTGTGGGCGACGCCGTCGTCCACTCCCTCGGCTGGCGCGAATATGCCGTGCTCGACGCCGGAGCGACCACCCCCGCCCGCACCGACCTGGCCCCCGCGCCGGCGTTCCTCGGCGCGCTGGGCATGACCGGCCTGACCGCCTACGCGGGCCTGCTCAAGGTGGCCGGTTTCAAGGCCGGCGAAGTCGTCTTCGTCTCGGGCGCGGCAGGTGCCGTCGGCTCCCTGGTAGGCCAGATCGCCAAAGCCATGGGTGCGTCGCGGGTCATCGGCAGCGCAGGCTCCGCGGAAAAGGTGGCCCGGCTGCTGGAGCTCGGCTTCGACGCGGCGTTCAACTACCGCGACGGCCCGGTCGCGGGGCAGCTCGCCGCGGCCGCGGGCGAACGCGGGATCGACGTGTACTTCGACAACGTCGGCGGGGAACACCTTGAAGCCGCCCTGTCGGCGCTCACCGTCGGCGGCCGGGTGGCCATGTGCGGCGCCATCTCGCAGTACAACTCAACCGAGCCCACACCGGCTCCGCGAAACCTTGCGGTGGCCATCGGCAAACAACTGACCCTCCAGGGTTTCCTGGTCAGCGGCTACTGGCAGCATCTGGCCGAGTTCGTGGAGACCATGTCCGGCTGGCTCGCAGACGGCACCGTGCGGTATGACGAGACTATTGTGGACGGACTGGAAAACGCCCCTCAGGCCTTTATGGATCTGCTGGACGGCGCCAACACCGGCAAGATGCTGGTCCGGATTTAGGGGCACGACTTCCCAGGCTGACAGCAGCAAACCCCGCACCGGAGAAGCCGTGCGGGGTTTGCTGTCGCTACCGGTTGGTAACAAGTTCTGAACAATCTGCGGAATCGCTGTGAAGTGTGCTACTTCGACGTGTCACAGGACACTATTGTTTCTTTCATCAGTGCGCCTCGGCGCAGTGCTGCGAAATCCATCAGTGAAAACAGCGTTTCAGCGGCAACCCCGCCAACAGACACTCATTGAGCTCCGTCGTAGCGCCTACTCTTTCTTCCTGGAGGAAAATTGAAGAACTCTCTGCGTGCAACCTTCAAGCGCGGTTCAATTGCCGGAGTCGCCACCGCAGGTGCGGCGGCCCTGCTGCTGACCGGCTGCGGGGCCGCCCCGACGGCCAGCAGCACCGCCACCGCGACGGCCAGTGACTACACCGGCTGCATCGTTTCGGACTCGGGTGGATTCGACGACCAGTCCTTCAACCAGTCCTCCTACGAGGGCCTGAAGAAGGCTGAGAAGGACCTGGGCATCAAGGTCAACCAGGCCGAGTCCAAGACCAACAACGACTTCGAGCCCAACCTCCGCGCCATGGTCACCGCCGGCTGCGACCTGACCGTCACGGTCGGGTTCCTGCTCGGCGACGCCACCAAGGCCCAGGCCGAGGCCAACCCGAACAGCCACTTCGCGATCGTCGACTACGGCTACGATCCCGCCGTCGCCAACGTCAAGCCCATCATCTACGACACCGCGCAGGCAGCCTTCCTCGCCGGCTACGCGGCCGCGGGCACCACCAAGACCGGTACCGTCGGCACTTTCGGTGGCATCAAACTCCCCACCGTGACCATCTTCATGGACGGCTTCGTGGACGGCGTGAAGTACTACAACGAGAAAAAGAGCAAGGACGTCAAGGTTCTTGGCTGGGACAAGGCCAAGCAGGACGGTTCCTTCACCGGTGACTTCGAAAAGCAGGACAAGGGCAAGCAGCTGACCCAGAACTTCCTGGACCAGGGCGCCGACATCGTGATGCCTGTCGCCGGACCCGTCGGCAAGGGCGCGGGCGCAGCCCTGAAGGAAGCCAAGGCAGCAGGCAAGGACGTCAAGCTCATCTGGGTTGACTCCGACGGCTTCCTTACGGCACCGGAGTACAAGGACCTGATGCTGACCTCCGTGATGAAGCAGATGGGCGAGGCAGTGGAGAACGTCGTGAAGGAAGACAAGGACGGCAAGTTCAACAACACGCCGTACGTTGGCACCCTCGCGAACGACGGCGTGCAGCTGGCGCCGTTCCACGACATGGACTCCAAGGTTCCCGCCGAGCTCAAGACCGAGCTGGACCAGATCAAGAAGGACATCGCCGACGGCACGCTGAAGGTTGAATCCGCAGCCAGCCCGAAGGTCTAACTCACGCCGCTAAGCGCCACGGCCCGTCCGGTCATCCACCGCACGGGCTGTGGCGCTTTTCGTTGAGCAGCCCGGCTCCGCACCCGGCTGCAGGCACTAGGCTGTTGCTGCAGCCCCATCATCCGTCCGGGCAAGGTCCGCCGGACACTCGAGATTGGTCAGGGTTTTGAAACTTGAACTCAAGGGGATCACCAAACGCTTTGGCTCCCTGGTAGCCAACGATCACATCGACGTGGTTGTTGAACCCGGGCAGATTCACTGTCTGCTCGGCGAAAACGGCGCTGGCAAGTCCACGCTGATGAACGTCCTGTATGGACTGTACGAGCCCACCGAGGGCCAGATCCTCGTCGACGGCAAACCCGTCACCTTCCGCGGTCCGGGGGACGCCATGGCCGCGGGCATCGGCATGGTGCACCAGCACT
It includes:
- a CDS encoding NADP-dependent oxidoreductase, with the translated sequence MSPAAETAALPGSTREIQLASRPHGRPVPENFRLAETALPELQDGQVLVRNLYVSVDPYMRGRMNDVKSYSAPFALDTALDGGAVGEIIASRSADRTVGDAVVHSLGWREYAVLDAGATTPARTDLAPAPAFLGALGMTGLTAYAGLLKVAGFKAGEVVFVSGAAGAVGSLVGQIAKAMGASRVIGSAGSAEKVARLLELGFDAAFNYRDGPVAGQLAAAAGERGIDVYFDNVGGEHLEAALSALTVGGRVAMCGAISQYNSTEPTPAPRNLAVAIGKQLTLQGFLVSGYWQHLAEFVETMSGWLADGTVRYDETIVDGLENAPQAFMDLLDGANTGKMLVRI
- a CDS encoding BMP family lipoprotein codes for the protein MKNSLRATFKRGSIAGVATAGAAALLLTGCGAAPTASSTATATASDYTGCIVSDSGGFDDQSFNQSSYEGLKKAEKDLGIKVNQAESKTNNDFEPNLRAMVTAGCDLTVTVGFLLGDATKAQAEANPNSHFAIVDYGYDPAVANVKPIIYDTAQAAFLAGYAAAGTTKTGTVGTFGGIKLPTVTIFMDGFVDGVKYYNEKKSKDVKVLGWDKAKQDGSFTGDFEKQDKGKQLTQNFLDQGADIVMPVAGPVGKGAGAALKEAKAAGKDVKLIWVDSDGFLTAPEYKDLMLTSVMKQMGEAVENVVKEDKDGKFNNTPYVGTLANDGVQLAPFHDMDSKVPAELKTELDQIKKDIADGTLKVESAASPKV